GGGACTAACAGAGCCTAAGAAAATTGAAGACATGATTTAGTCCAGCTTACAAAACTGAAGTCTGAAGTAGGCTTTTTGGCAGTCACTTGGACTCTCAAGATAATCTCTTCTCAGGAAGGGGGTTGGAGAAAAGAGCAACTGAGGTGGCCTCCTAAAATACTGGGGAATTACTATTAACATTGGAGAATAAGTGGTAAGAATCACTTATTAAGACTTGTCTAGTTACGTGGAAGCAGAGAAGTGCACACCTCTGTGCTCTGGCAAGAGTCAGCTGCCAAGAAGCTGAGACTCTCCCTTAGGTAACAGAACTTCCAGCACTTTTGGCAGAGAATCCCAGGCTGGCACAGTTTCAaggttttattcatttaaagaAGAGCACATCTGACTAAGCTAAAATAGGTAACAGCTACGTACGTACAGAGAACACAAGGTGAGAGACTAGGTGAATTAATTCTCCAGAGTGCCTCTGGCCTCCACTGTGGGGTGTCTTCCTGGGAAGCTCAGgttaactttcattttatttcgTTGTGTACAGTACAAGGTGCATGCGGTCTGTTCCGTGACTCACCTCTGTGCTTTGTGAATCCCCAGAGTGGCACTCTGCATTTCTGTGGCTTCCAAGTCTTGGAACCTCAGCTGACGTATGGCATTGGCCACACTCCCGAGGATGCCCGAATTCAGATCCTGGAAGGATGGAAGAAACGCCTGGAGAATATTTGGGATGAGACGCCGCTGTATTTTGCTCCAAGTAGCCTCTTTGACCTAAACTTCCAGGCAGGATTCTTAATGAAAAAGGAGGTGCAGGATGagcaaaaaaataagaattttggcCTTTCTGTGGGCCATCACTTGGGCAAGCCCATCCCAGCGGACAACCAGATCAAAGCTAGAAAATAAGATTCACAAGACCTGCTTTCCTTCTAAAATGTAGGCAAATCTAGGTTTCTTTTTCAAGCTTCTTTGACTTGCTTGCTTCTTTAAGATGATtggtgtttttccttttcccatgCCAACAGGAGAGAGAACAGACTGTATTCATAAATATAACTGGTTCTTACGATTGCTATCATGGCAAAATCTGATTTGGCTCAAGAGGCCTCTGAGGATAATGAAGACAGGAAAGGTATAGAAAGATGCCAGACAGTGTTCTTTAAGGTCCTCAGCACAATTTAATCCCTCTCTTTAAGGATATATTTTTAGGAGTAAATCTGGCTAGAGAGCACCCAACTTCtcaattatctatttttcttttaattacctCTGTGTGGTTCATGGCAAAAGGGAATTGCTCAGAGAAAGAGATGACGGAATCTGATCTAAGGGGCTTGTTTAATAGTTACTACTCTACGCTTACTTGTGATATATATTGGCTTTAATTACTACACAGTGACTATTATTCCTAATATGAGTGTC
This Camelus bactrianus isolate YW-2024 breed Bactrian camel chromosome 9, ASM4877302v1, whole genome shotgun sequence DNA region includes the following protein-coding sequences:
- the NQO1 gene encoding NAD(P)H dehydrogenase [quinone] 1 isoform X3 codes for the protein MSVRKALVVLAHSERTSFNCAMKEATVEALKRKGWEVIVSDLYAMNFNPVISRKDITGKLKDPGNFQYPAESVLAYKEGRLSPDIVAEQKKLEAADLVIFQSGTLHFCGFQVLEPQLTYGIGHTPEDARIQILEGWKKRLENIWDETPLYFAPSSLFDLNFQAGFLMKKEVQDEQKNKNFGLSVGHHLGKPIPADNQIKARK